One stretch of Methylopila sp. 73B DNA includes these proteins:
- a CDS encoding AraC family transcriptional regulator — MAAFRPRMESRRDGIEVVDGWRRSGASGCVELWRANCASGASGDYVSQDPRLFVVLEPLAAPMAFREAGRQVAVSTGSGFSFVPAGVRLSSRFAGATSILHLDVHLSAEWLREMIGADGALSEPRLMASDERALSLARMLAAECASAAPLPPLYGDSLTAALISAAMGATVPVARKRSGLPKRKLDAAIGYIEAHCGRPIRLQELADLTGMTQSHFSHAFKAATGVPPHRWQMQARIRKAQDLLTRSDASLTEIAAETGFSDQPHFTRVFRQIIGRTPAAWRDAAG; from the coding sequence ATGGCGGCCTTTCGACCGCGGATGGAGTCGCGGCGCGACGGGATCGAGGTCGTCGACGGCTGGCGACGCTCCGGCGCCTCGGGCTGCGTGGAGCTGTGGCGGGCGAACTGCGCGTCAGGCGCCAGCGGCGACTATGTCTCGCAGGATCCCCGACTGTTCGTGGTGCTTGAGCCGCTCGCCGCTCCGATGGCGTTCCGCGAGGCGGGGCGGCAGGTCGCGGTGTCGACGGGCTCCGGCTTCAGCTTCGTGCCCGCAGGCGTGCGACTGTCCTCCCGCTTCGCCGGCGCCACGTCGATCCTCCATCTAGACGTGCATCTCTCCGCCGAGTGGCTCCGCGAGATGATCGGGGCGGACGGCGCGCTGAGCGAACCCCGGCTGATGGCGAGCGACGAGCGCGCGCTATCGCTCGCGCGCATGCTCGCCGCGGAATGCGCCAGCGCAGCGCCCCTGCCCCCGCTCTACGGCGACAGCCTGACGGCCGCGCTGATCTCAGCCGCGATGGGCGCGACCGTTCCGGTCGCCCGCAAGCGCAGCGGCCTGCCCAAGCGCAAGCTCGACGCCGCCATCGGCTACATCGAGGCGCACTGCGGCCGCCCCATCCGTCTGCAGGAGCTCGCCGACCTCACCGGCATGACGCAGAGCCACTTCAGCCACGCCTTCAAGGCGGCGACCGGCGTGCCGCCGCATCGCTGGCAGATGCAGGCGCGCATTCGCAAGGCGCAGGACCTGCTGACGCGCAGCGACGCGTCGCTCACCGAGATCGCCGCCGAGACCGGGTTTTCGGATCAGCCCCATTTCACCCGGGTCTTCCGCCAGATCATCGGCCGGACCCCGGCCGCTTGGCGCGACGCCGCGGGCTGA
- a CDS encoding sugar ABC transporter permease: protein MSVITDTAVAPAREKRRSGRGVWYPYLLIAPTMITLVLVSLVPFVYAIYLSFHKAKYGRVGDFIGFDNYAKLLADPQFWNSLKVAGLFVGIAVPIEFMIGLGGALILNSGVRGRSVLVPLLFIPTMMAPVVVGLLWKIMLAGSWGLISYNLLERFGWLGDQSIFASPDLALYALMFVDIWQWSPFMMLAFFAGLQALPLGPYRAAAVDGASTLRVFFKITLPMMVPLLAVIGLLRLIDAFKVFDTIFILTGGGPGVATQSPSVLAYKMTFEFWNIGEASALAVLVWAAFFVFCNVFYQIAKKKLNAF from the coding sequence ATGTCCGTGATCACCGACACAGCCGTCGCGCCGGCCCGTGAAAAGCGGCGCTCCGGCCGGGGAGTCTGGTACCCCTACCTGCTGATCGCGCCGACGATGATCACGCTCGTGCTGGTCTCGCTGGTTCCGTTCGTCTACGCGATCTACCTCAGTTTCCATAAAGCCAAGTACGGCCGCGTCGGCGACTTCATCGGCTTCGACAACTACGCGAAGCTGCTGGCGGACCCGCAGTTCTGGAACTCGCTGAAGGTTGCGGGGCTGTTCGTCGGGATCGCGGTCCCGATCGAGTTCATGATCGGGCTGGGCGGCGCGCTGATCCTCAACTCGGGCGTCCGCGGCCGCTCCGTGCTGGTGCCGCTGCTGTTCATCCCGACCATGATGGCGCCTGTGGTCGTCGGCCTGTTGTGGAAGATCATGCTGGCTGGCTCCTGGGGCCTGATCTCGTACAATCTGCTGGAGCGGTTCGGGTGGCTCGGCGATCAGTCGATCTTCGCCTCGCCCGACCTCGCGCTCTACGCGCTGATGTTCGTCGACATCTGGCAGTGGTCGCCGTTCATGATGCTGGCGTTCTTCGCAGGGCTGCAGGCCCTGCCGCTCGGGCCCTACCGCGCGGCGGCCGTCGACGGCGCCTCGACCCTGCGCGTGTTCTTCAAGATCACGCTGCCGATGATGGTCCCGCTGCTGGCCGTGATCGGCCTGCTCCGGCTGATCGACGCGTTCAAAGTGTTCGACACGATCTTCATCCTGACCGGCGGCGGCCCGGGCGTCGCCACGCAGTCTCCGAGCGTGCTCGCCTACAAGATGACCTTCGAGTTCTGGAACATCGGCGAGGCGTCCGCGCTCGCCGTGCTGGTCTGGGCGGCGTTCTTCGTCTTCTGCAACGTGTTCTACCAGATCGCCAAGAAGAAGCTGAACGCCTTCTGA
- a CDS encoding HAMP domain-containing sensor histidine kinase, with protein MIQIWTRSLTVQFIGLMLLALAVSQGIGAAMFLGERGEALQKAAKSEFLSRCASIAQVLETTPASVHEDILRASGTTYSRFWVTAEAPGDAAAWREEAFRQLTQPLPSFTSLGSPAKLAGPNVFTPPTTPPADPNWRELPAHAWPLSRPAKFLSLNDANGMGLAVRLKDGGWLNTALAKPAPSGFWTEQSMVSIGLTAVLLCAIAAFIARGITRPMRRMAAAAEALGRGEQSALPETGPDDIRRTAEAFNLMQARLQRFVDDRTRMLAAIGHDLRTPITSLRLRAEFVQDEETREKMLATIEELRSMTEAGLAFAREESLVEETRAVDLRSLVESLCDDLAEIGQDVAFEDSARVTQRCRPDALRRAVRNLVENAVRYGGEARVRVASVGKSVEIVVEDRGPGIPQEAMEQVFAPFFRLEESRSRETGGMGLGLAIARTIARRHGGDVALANVAAGLRATIMLPATETPSAARRDRPALRAPAVSAQLT; from the coding sequence ATGATCCAGATCTGGACGCGCAGCCTGACGGTGCAGTTCATCGGCCTGATGTTGCTGGCGCTCGCGGTCTCCCAGGGGATCGGCGCCGCGATGTTCCTCGGCGAGCGCGGCGAGGCGCTGCAGAAGGCCGCGAAGTCCGAATTCCTCAGCCGCTGCGCGTCGATCGCACAGGTGCTCGAGACCACGCCGGCCAGCGTGCACGAGGACATTCTGCGCGCGAGCGGGACGACCTATTCCCGCTTCTGGGTGACAGCCGAGGCTCCGGGCGACGCCGCGGCATGGCGCGAGGAGGCGTTCCGACAGCTGACGCAACCGCTGCCGAGCTTCACGAGCCTCGGCAGCCCCGCGAAGCTCGCGGGCCCGAACGTCTTCACGCCTCCGACGACCCCGCCCGCGGACCCCAACTGGCGCGAGCTCCCGGCGCACGCGTGGCCGCTGTCCCGCCCGGCGAAATTCCTGTCGCTGAACGACGCCAACGGCATGGGCCTCGCCGTGCGGCTGAAGGACGGCGGCTGGCTCAACACTGCGCTCGCGAAGCCCGCGCCGAGCGGATTCTGGACCGAGCAGTCGATGGTCTCGATCGGCCTGACGGCGGTCCTGCTCTGCGCCATCGCCGCCTTCATCGCCCGCGGCATCACGCGGCCGATGCGCCGGATGGCGGCCGCCGCCGAAGCGCTCGGCCGCGGGGAGCAGAGCGCGCTCCCCGAAACCGGCCCCGACGACATCCGGCGGACCGCGGAGGCGTTCAACCTGATGCAGGCGCGCCTGCAGCGCTTCGTCGATGACCGCACGCGGATGCTGGCCGCCATCGGCCATGACCTGCGCACGCCGATCACTTCGCTTCGGCTGCGCGCCGAGTTCGTGCAGGACGAGGAGACCCGCGAGAAGATGCTCGCGACCATCGAGGAGCTCCGGTCCATGACTGAGGCCGGCCTCGCCTTCGCACGCGAGGAATCGTTGGTCGAGGAGACGCGGGCGGTCGACCTCCGGTCGCTGGTGGAGAGCCTCTGCGACGACCTCGCCGAGATCGGTCAGGACGTCGCCTTCGAGGACAGCGCGCGCGTGACGCAGCGCTGCCGTCCTGACGCATTGCGCCGCGCGGTCCGCAATCTGGTCGAGAACGCCGTGCGCTACGGCGGAGAGGCGCGGGTGCGGGTGGCGAGCGTGGGAAAGAGCGTGGAGATCGTCGTCGAAGACCGTGGACCCGGCATTCCGCAGGAGGCGATGGAGCAGGTCTTCGCGCCGTTCTTCCGCCTGGAGGAATCCCGCAGCCGCGAGACCGGCGGCATGGGCCTCGGCCTCGCCATCGCCCGCACCATCGCGCGACGCCACGGCGGCGACGTCGCGCTCGCGAACGTCGCCGCCGGTCTTCGTGCGACGATCATGCTGCCCGCGACGGAGACGCCGTCCGCGGCGCGGCGAGATCGGCCTGCGCTGCGAGCGCCAGCCGTCTCGGCGCAGTTGACCTAA
- a CDS encoding aldehyde dehydrogenase family protein encodes MNPAAFDVIDGVPHYKLFIDGKWTDSSRNMLADDVNPATGEVFARTQQAGVEEVDAAIASAHAAQAKWGAAMVGEREAILLKTADVIVRRTPEIRDLLIEECGSVFSKALWEIDYVVDALRVAAGDARHVMGETMPMTMPGQISISVRKPLGVIAGIAPFNSPFLLSMKKIAYALAVGNAFILKPSEETPLSGAIIADLFDEAGLPAGLLNVVPGVPAEVGERLIADPRVKMITFTGSTRTGRHLAVQAATHLKRFTLEMGGKSPLIVLADADLDYAVDAAAFGVYLHQGQVCMASSKVIVEAPLFDAFAEKFKAKTAGIKVGDPRDPETVIGPLIRARQCDFIDGQLEDAKQKGAAIVYGGTHEGQFYQPTVLTGVTPEMRIYHEESFGPVVSLIRAEDSEDALRIANDTEYGLSAALITNDMQKALDLSMRLESGMVHVNDTTISDEPHVPFGGVKNSGFGREGGRYSLEELTEVKWVTLQMGKRQFPF; translated from the coding sequence ATGAACCCCGCAGCCTTCGACGTCATCGACGGCGTGCCGCACTACAAGCTGTTCATCGACGGGAAGTGGACGGACTCGTCCCGGAACATGCTGGCGGACGACGTCAACCCGGCCACCGGCGAGGTCTTCGCCCGCACCCAGCAGGCCGGCGTCGAGGAGGTCGACGCCGCGATCGCCTCCGCTCACGCGGCGCAGGCCAAGTGGGGCGCCGCGATGGTGGGCGAGCGCGAGGCGATCCTGCTCAAGACCGCTGACGTCATCGTGCGCCGCACGCCGGAGATCCGCGACCTGTTGATTGAGGAGTGCGGCTCGGTGTTCTCCAAGGCGCTGTGGGAGATCGACTACGTGGTCGACGCCCTGCGGGTGGCGGCCGGCGACGCCCGGCACGTCATGGGCGAGACCATGCCGATGACCATGCCAGGCCAGATCTCGATCTCGGTGCGGAAGCCCCTCGGCGTCATCGCCGGCATCGCGCCTTTCAACTCGCCCTTCCTGCTGTCGATGAAGAAGATCGCCTACGCGCTCGCGGTCGGCAACGCCTTCATCCTCAAGCCCTCGGAGGAGACCCCGCTCTCGGGCGCGATCATCGCCGACCTGTTCGACGAGGCGGGCCTTCCCGCAGGGCTGCTCAATGTGGTGCCGGGCGTTCCGGCCGAAGTGGGCGAACGTCTGATCGCCGACCCGCGGGTCAAGATGATCACCTTCACCGGCTCCACCCGCACGGGGCGCCACCTCGCGGTGCAGGCGGCGACGCACCTCAAGCGATTCACGCTGGAGATGGGCGGCAAAAGCCCGCTGATCGTGCTCGCCGACGCCGACCTCGACTACGCCGTCGACGCCGCGGCCTTCGGCGTCTACCTGCACCAGGGGCAGGTCTGCATGGCGAGCTCGAAGGTCATCGTCGAGGCGCCGCTGTTCGACGCCTTCGCGGAGAAGTTCAAGGCGAAGACCGCTGGCATAAAGGTCGGCGACCCGCGCGATCCGGAGACGGTCATCGGGCCGCTCATCCGCGCGCGGCAGTGCGACTTCATCGACGGCCAACTTGAGGACGCCAAGCAGAAGGGCGCCGCCATCGTGTACGGCGGCACGCACGAGGGGCAGTTCTACCAGCCGACTGTCCTCACCGGCGTCACGCCCGAGATGCGGATCTACCACGAGGAGAGCTTCGGCCCCGTGGTCTCGCTCATCAGGGCGGAGGACTCCGAGGACGCCCTCCGCATCGCGAACGACACCGAGTACGGCCTCTCCGCCGCGCTGATCACCAACGACATGCAGAAGGCGCTCGACCTTTCGATGCGCCTCGAATCCGGCATGGTTCACGTCAACGACACCACCATCTCGGACGAGCCCCACGTGCCCTTCGGGGGCGTCAAGAACTCCGGCTTCGGCCGCGAGGGCGGACGCTATTCGCTCGAGGAACTCACCGAGGTGAAGTGGGTGACGCTGCAGATGGGCAAGCGGCAGTTCCCGTTCTAA
- a CDS encoding aldolase gives MAHSLSHDGSLQASDAGANQPDLDSEAVWEAKVDLAACFRMAARCGFEEGICNHFSALVPGYDALFIVNPYGYAFSELTASKLLVCDFHGAVVAGEGAPEATAFYIHARVHKRVPRARVAFHTHMPYATALSMTEGDPLIFAGQTALKFYGRTTVDRDYNGLALDEREGDRIAAAVGDADIVFMKHHGVMVLGPTIAEAWDDLYYLERACEVQTLALSTGRQVLPVAPEIAEAAYRQMREGDPDSARLHLAAVRRTLDRQEPEYKS, from the coding sequence ATGGCGCATTCGCTGTCGCACGATGGTTCGCTTCAGGCGTCTGACGCCGGCGCCAACCAGCCCGACCTCGACTCCGAGGCGGTCTGGGAGGCCAAGGTGGATCTCGCGGCGTGCTTCCGCATGGCGGCGCGCTGCGGGTTCGAGGAGGGCATCTGCAACCACTTCTCGGCGCTCGTTCCCGGCTACGACGCCCTCTTCATCGTCAATCCCTACGGCTACGCCTTCAGCGAGCTGACGGCGTCCAAGCTGCTCGTCTGCGACTTTCACGGCGCCGTGGTGGCGGGCGAGGGCGCGCCGGAGGCGACCGCCTTTTACATCCACGCCCGCGTCCATAAACGCGTGCCGCGGGCCAGGGTCGCGTTCCACACCCACATGCCCTACGCCACGGCGCTGTCCATGACGGAGGGCGACCCGCTGATCTTCGCGGGGCAGACGGCGCTGAAGTTCTATGGCCGGACGACGGTCGACCGGGACTACAACGGTCTCGCCCTGGACGAGCGCGAGGGCGACCGGATCGCCGCGGCGGTGGGCGACGCCGACATCGTCTTCATGAAGCACCATGGCGTGATGGTGCTGGGGCCGACGATCGCGGAGGCCTGGGACGATCTCTACTACCTCGAACGCGCCTGCGAGGTTCAGACGCTCGCGCTCTCGACGGGGCGTCAGGTTTTGCCCGTGGCTCCCGAGATCGCCGAGGCGGCCTACCGGCAGATGCGCGAGGGCGATCCGGACTCGGCGCGGCTCCATCTCGCGGCCGTGCGCCGGACGCTCGACCGCCAGGAACCGGAGTACAAGAGTTGA
- a CDS encoding MucR family transcriptional regulator — protein sequence MEYETDFVSLAADVVSAYVGNNSVPSADLPALIQSVHAALTATAKGKVEEPVVELKPAVPVKKSVSPDYIICLEDGKQFKSLKRHLRTKYDMSPEDYRAKWGLPADYPMVAPNYAAARSELAKKMGLGQQRAAAAAAPAPAKRGRKPAAKAA from the coding sequence ATGGAATACGAGACCGATTTCGTTTCGCTCGCCGCAGATGTCGTGAGCGCTTACGTCGGCAACAATTCTGTGCCGTCCGCCGACCTTCCCGCCCTGATCCAGTCCGTTCACGCCGCGCTCACTGCAACGGCGAAGGGCAAGGTCGAAGAGCCGGTCGTCGAGCTGAAGCCCGCGGTTCCGGTGAAGAAGTCCGTCAGCCCGGACTACATCATCTGCCTCGAGGACGGAAAGCAGTTCAAGTCGCTCAAGCGTCATCTGCGCACGAAGTACGACATGAGCCCCGAGGACTACCGCGCGAAGTGGGGCCTTCCGGCTGACTATCCGATGGTCGCCCCGAACTACGCGGCCGCACGGTCGGAACTCGCGAAGAAGATGGGCCTCGGGCAGCAGCGCGCCGCCGCGGCCGCCGCGCCGGCTCCCGCCAAGCGCGGCCGCAAGCCCGCTGCGAAGGCGGCGTAA
- a CDS encoding response regulator — MDAQPHIAVVDDHRDIRDLVGKYLVKHGYRVSQAESAAAFRRLMEKNGIDLVVLDVMMPGEDGLSLCRDLRSGADLPVILLTAMADETDRIVGLEIGADDYLTKPFNPRELLARIKAVLRRVQSLPPQRATPKAREIRFDRWLLNVGRRELVDDNGLAVPLSTAEFRLLSAFIDHSGLVLSRDQLLDLTVGRTADPFDRSIDNQVSRLRKKIEADPKAPTLIKTHWGGGYSFGAEVRAP; from the coding sequence ATGGACGCTCAACCGCATATCGCCGTCGTCGACGACCACCGGGACATCCGCGATCTGGTGGGCAAGTATCTCGTGAAGCACGGCTACCGCGTCAGTCAGGCCGAGAGCGCCGCGGCGTTCCGCCGGCTGATGGAGAAGAACGGCATCGACCTCGTGGTGCTCGACGTGATGATGCCGGGCGAGGACGGCCTGTCGCTCTGCCGCGACTTGCGCAGCGGCGCGGACCTCCCGGTCATCCTGCTGACGGCCATGGCCGACGAGACCGACCGCATCGTCGGCCTCGAGATCGGCGCCGACGACTATCTGACCAAGCCGTTCAACCCTCGGGAGTTGCTGGCCCGGATCAAAGCCGTGCTGCGCCGGGTGCAGAGCCTGCCGCCGCAGCGGGCGACGCCGAAGGCGCGCGAAATCCGGTTCGACCGGTGGCTGCTCAACGTCGGTCGACGCGAACTGGTGGACGACAACGGGCTCGCGGTGCCCCTCAGCACGGCGGAGTTTCGGCTGCTCTCCGCCTTCATCGACCATTCCGGGCTGGTGCTGAGCCGCGACCAATTGCTCGACCTGACGGTCGGCCGCACGGCCGATCCCTTCGACCGCAGCATCGACAACCAGGTGAGCCGCCTGCGCAAGAAGATCGAGGCGGATCCGAAGGCGCCGACGCTCATCAAGACCCACTGGGGCGGGGGCTACAGCTTCGGCGCGGAGGTGCGGGCGCCATGA
- a CDS encoding calcium-binding protein, with product MSTYTSGSSAGFDNRDLWINNTGQSTAETFANRTSASGNILTGNAQETYSEYTFVANGLTYHYIGEFTASFTGSLLAGTVSASGYYDHITVTNSSGGVVASYAGDAVKVDFGSEASGVIGTVTGLLGLVGGLLGGEGTEAIDNLHLDATPSLPARAFSGADNLSGGSGGDHLFGYNGNDVISGLAGADTIDGGAGSNTLDYSASNAKVSINISNSSASGGHATGDSYTNIQNVTGSAFNDSLVGDSGANTINGGLGNDQLRGGSGNDRLVGGAGDDALTGGRGVDALYGKAGADTFIFTNVADSGLASTTRDTIGDFKSAEGDKIDLSGLDANDELSFIGTGRFTGAGDEVRYQVYQNALVVFTDVDGDRVADFSVKLAGLGSVAADDFIL from the coding sequence ATGTCAACGTACACCTCTGGAAGCTCGGCCGGTTTCGACAATCGTGATTTGTGGATTAACAATACGGGACAATCGACCGCAGAGACGTTCGCCAATCGGACGAGTGCGTCCGGCAATATTCTGACCGGAAATGCCCAGGAGACGTACTCGGAATACACGTTCGTGGCGAACGGGCTGACCTATCACTACATCGGCGAGTTCACTGCGAGCTTCACCGGATCGCTGCTGGCGGGGACGGTGAGCGCCAGCGGCTACTACGACCACATCACGGTCACCAACAGCAGCGGGGGGGTCGTCGCGAGCTATGCCGGCGACGCCGTCAAGGTCGATTTCGGCAGCGAGGCGAGCGGGGTGATCGGCACGGTCACCGGGCTGCTCGGGCTCGTCGGCGGGCTGCTCGGCGGCGAGGGCACCGAGGCGATCGACAACCTGCATCTCGACGCCACGCCGAGCCTGCCCGCAAGGGCCTTCAGCGGCGCGGACAACCTCAGCGGCGGCTCCGGCGGCGATCATTTGTTCGGCTACAACGGCAATGACGTGATTTCGGGTCTCGCCGGCGCTGATACGATCGACGGCGGCGCTGGCTCCAATACCCTTGACTACAGCGCGTCGAACGCGAAGGTCAGCATCAATATCAGCAACAGCAGCGCCTCAGGCGGGCACGCCACCGGCGACAGCTACACCAACATTCAGAACGTGACTGGCTCGGCGTTCAACGACAGCCTGGTAGGTGACTCAGGCGCCAATACCATCAATGGTGGGCTGGGCAACGACCAGTTGCGGGGCGGAAGCGGAAACGACCGTCTCGTGGGCGGCGCCGGCGATGACGCGCTCACCGGCGGCAGGGGCGTCGACGCGCTCTATGGTAAGGCTGGCGCCGACACCTTCATCTTCACCAACGTTGCCGATAGCGGCCTGGCTTCGACCACACGCGACACGATCGGCGACTTCAAATCGGCGGAGGGCGACAAGATCGACCTCAGCGGCCTCGACGCGAACGACGAACTTAGCTTCATCGGCACCGGGAGATTCACCGGCGCCGGCGACGAAGTGCGCTATCAAGTCTATCAGAACGCGCTCGTAGTGTTCACGGACGTCGACGGCGACCGTGTGGCCGACTTCTCGGTCAAGCTCGCGGGCCTCGGCAGCGTCGCCGCCGACGACTTCATTCTGTAG
- a CDS encoding carbohydrate ABC transporter permease: protein MNANKTSLLWTTVAVLYALVLLFPVLWMATMMVKPADVMFARPTEFLFTPTLANFDYVIAEGFAWNLLTSFVLCTVSTLLVVLIGTPAAYAFARFEMKGKDDLFLFILASRMGPPVCLVIPFYLIFTKVGLLDTFAGLTLAYMTFNLSFYVWVLRSFCRDLPVELEEAAALEGWSRPQIFMRVVFPLLRNGIVATAVLCFIFAWNEFLFAFMLGGDRIQTLPVAIPKLITAQGVRWGEVAVVGIVALLPVLAVVLLLQRHIVRGLTLGAVKG, encoded by the coding sequence ATGAACGCGAACAAGACGAGCCTGCTCTGGACGACGGTCGCCGTGCTCTATGCGCTGGTGCTGCTGTTTCCGGTGCTGTGGATGGCGACGATGATGGTCAAGCCGGCGGACGTGATGTTCGCGCGGCCGACCGAGTTCCTGTTCACGCCGACGCTCGCGAACTTCGACTACGTCATCGCCGAAGGCTTCGCCTGGAACCTGCTGACGTCGTTCGTGCTGTGCACGGTCTCGACGCTGCTCGTGGTGTTGATCGGCACGCCGGCCGCCTACGCCTTCGCGCGCTTCGAGATGAAGGGCAAGGACGACCTGTTCCTGTTCATCCTGGCGAGCCGGATGGGGCCGCCGGTGTGCCTCGTCATCCCGTTCTACCTGATCTTCACGAAGGTCGGCCTGCTCGACACCTTCGCGGGACTGACCCTCGCTTACATGACGTTCAACCTGTCGTTCTACGTCTGGGTGCTGCGCAGCTTCTGCCGCGATCTGCCGGTCGAGCTGGAGGAAGCCGCCGCGCTCGAAGGCTGGTCGCGACCTCAGATCTTCATGCGCGTGGTGTTCCCGCTGCTGCGGAACGGCATCGTCGCGACGGCGGTGCTGTGCTTCATCTTCGCGTGGAACGAGTTCCTGTTCGCTTTCATGCTCGGCGGCGACCGCATCCAGACGCTGCCCGTGGCCATCCCGAAGCTCATCACGGCGCAGGGCGTGCGCTGGGGCGAGGTCGCCGTGGTCGGCATCGTGGCGCTGCTCCCCGTGCTCGCGGTGGTGCTGCTGCTGCAACGTCACATTGTCCGCGGCCTGACCCTCGGCGCCGTGAAGGGCTGA
- a CDS encoding MFS transporter: MTAAADVEPRTLSRGSMAIAAFSTVVEWYDFTLYLYFATVLSRVFVGSGEGSLAAILAGFAVAYLLRPLGAVVFGHIGDRFGRRRAMLLSVVVMTAAMLATALLPTHAQIGPAAAWMLLALRCVMSFSVGGEYVGVVAYLLEGAPAERRGLITSSASAASEVGALLAAGVSALTVHWLSPSDLDAWGWRIPFFVGAALAGSVWIARSAMHESPDFERQRALGSAPAQPLRYALAHHRAGIFRGFAISALGSITYYVGITYVPSFLTSTGAFAEGASLWLSTIAAVVVILVTPLAGALSDRWGRRPVLTALGVGSAVLPIVLFALMASGSGTQALLGAVVLAALAGGVSAVGAVATAEQFPGEGRLTGLALGATTATAVFGGLTPYLAHVLTERTGWAMAPGAMIGVVALAVLPVLMTLRAPATTSD; encoded by the coding sequence ATGACCGCGGCCGCTGACGTGGAGCCTCGAACGCTGTCGCGCGGCTCCATGGCGATCGCGGCGTTCTCGACCGTCGTCGAGTGGTACGACTTCACGCTCTACCTCTACTTCGCGACGGTGCTGTCGCGGGTGTTCGTCGGGTCGGGCGAGGGCTCGCTGGCCGCCATCCTCGCAGGCTTCGCCGTGGCCTATCTGCTGCGGCCGCTCGGCGCGGTCGTGTTCGGCCACATCGGCGACCGGTTCGGGCGCAGGCGGGCGATGCTGCTGTCGGTCGTCGTCATGACGGCCGCGATGCTCGCCACCGCCCTGCTGCCGACGCACGCCCAGATCGGCCCCGCCGCGGCGTGGATGCTGCTGGCGCTGCGCTGCGTGATGAGCTTCTCCGTCGGCGGCGAGTACGTGGGCGTCGTGGCCTATCTGCTGGAGGGCGCGCCTGCGGAGCGGCGCGGTCTGATCACTTCGTCCGCGTCGGCCGCGAGCGAGGTCGGCGCCTTGCTCGCGGCCGGCGTGTCCGCCCTGACCGTCCACTGGCTCAGCCCTTCCGATCTCGACGCCTGGGGCTGGCGGATCCCCTTCTTCGTCGGCGCGGCGCTGGCGGGCAGCGTCTGGATCGCGCGCTCGGCCATGCACGAGTCGCCGGATTTCGAACGCCAGCGCGCTTTGGGGAGCGCGCCGGCGCAGCCGCTGCGCTACGCGCTCGCCCATCACCGCGCCGGCATCTTCCGCGGGTTCGCCATCTCGGCCCTCGGTTCGATCACCTATTACGTCGGCATCACCTACGTGCCCTCGTTCCTCACCTCGACGGGAGCCTTCGCGGAGGGGGCCTCGCTGTGGCTGTCGACGATCGCCGCCGTGGTCGTGATCCTGGTGACGCCGCTCGCGGGCGCGCTCTCCGACAGATGGGGGCGCAGGCCCGTCCTGACGGCGCTCGGCGTCGGCAGCGCGGTCCTGCCCATCGTCCTGTTCGCGCTCATGGCCAGCGGCTCGGGGACGCAGGCGCTCCTCGGCGCGGTCGTGCTTGCGGCCCTCGCGGGCGGCGTCAGCGCGGTCGGCGCGGTCGCGACCGCCGAGCAGTTCCCGGGCGAGGGGCGGCTGACCGGCCTCGCCCTCGGCGCCACGACGGCCACCGCCGTGTTCGGCGGCCTCACCCCCTATCTCGCGCATGTCCTCACCGAACGCACCGGCTGGGCGATGGCGCCGGGCGCGATGATCGGAGTCGTCGCTCTCGCGGTCCTACCGGTCCTGATGACGTTGAGGGCGCCGGCGACGACGTCGGACTGA